GCTGGTGCCAAACATCCCGCTGACGACCTCGAGCTGGTTCTCCAACTCGGCAAGTTGGGTCAGTCTGCGGTTGATTTGGATCTCCGCTTCATCCAGTTCCTTCTGTTTCGCGCTCAGTTCTTGGGCATGGCGAGCCTGCGCGCTTTCGAACTCCGACTGCAACTTGGCAAGCTGATTCCCGCGCTCGGTGATGTCGGCTCGCATAAGGGCGATATCCGATTCGAGCTTCGCCTTCTCTTGCTCCAATTGCCGGAACTCGCGATCGACTTCGATGCTCCTTTCGATCAGGTCCTGATGCTGGAGGTAAAGCTGGCTATGCGAGGTCTCAAGCTCTTCGCGCTTTTGCCGGATGTCCGCATACAGGGTTTGCAGTTCGCTGTAGTCCTTCTGAAGCCCCTCGTACTTCGCCGAGAGCGAGTTGACTCGTGACGTGAGTTGGCTCGCCTCCTGCGTCAGACCCTCGACCTCTGAGGTCAATCGAAGGGACTCCTCCTGGGAGGTGCGGAGCTGCGCTTGGGTGGCCTTGAGGTCGGTTTCGGTCTGTTTGAGGATCGAGCGCTGCGTTTCGACATCCCTGCTGAGGCCCTCGCGTTGTTGCCGAAGGTCTCGGACTTCTTGGATCGCCCTCCGCCCTTCGACGATCCACTGACGGACGTCGCTGCTCGCCACCATAACGATCGCGACCGTGACGAGCGGGATCAGGACGCCCGCGGTGACGGTGATCAACTCGGCGGTGCGGCGAGGCCTAAGGCCGAAAAGGCTCAGGCGTTTCCGTCCGAGGGTGCGGCCCAGCCGATCGGCGAAGAAGGCGATCACGCCGCCAAGCGCGATGACCAAAAGCAGAAAGGCGAGGCTCAATACGTCCATGTCTCAAGTCCCATCCTGTTCAAACGTTTTTCTTGGCCATTGCAGCGCCCACCGCGACGATTCCGACGAAAAGTGGGAAAAAACTCGCCACGAACGGCGAGATTGCGCCCGACTTTGCGTAAACCGCGAGCCAGTTTACGACGATGAGGTAGCCGAAGCTCAGCCCGATGGAGATCGCAAAACCCGTCCCGACTCCCGAGCGTTGGTTTCGAATTCCCAGCGGGGCGCCCAACAGCGCGAAGATCACCGACCCGAGCGGAAGCGCGAACTTGTTGTACATTCCGAATTCGAGGTTGGCGAGTTTTCGCTTATCGGCATAGGGGTCGGCCCGCATGACGCGAATTTCTTCGAGGATTTGGCTCAGGCTGAAGGCGTCGAGATCGTCCGCGAATCCGGCGAGGAGGTTCCGGGGCGTGAATTTTGGGGGCTCGATCACCTTCGGCCACGCGCCTCCGTGAACGGTGGTCACCTGCGATCCGTCGGCGTCGATAAGCCGCGCGGACCCCGAGATTCGCCAGTCCTGCGGCCCTGTATAGGCCAGTTCGTCGGCGATCAAAATGTACGTCGTTCGCCCCTCGGGCCCCAAAACGGAGATGACGACGTCCTTGAGCGTCTGCTCCACGGTGTTGAAGTCGCGGGCCATGATGAGCGCGGTTGCCCCGTTCTCCCCGGGCACGGCATAAAACACCGATCTCTCTCGCTTGCCCCCGTCGAGTTCCTTCTTGATCTCCACCGTGAGCGTTTGAGCGCGATACGAAGCCTCCGGGACGACGAATTCGTTGATGCAAAACGTAAGCAGCGCCACCGCGATGCTAAAGAGAAGGACGGGCCGCAGGATTCGCGTCAGGCTCGCCCCGGCAGCTCGGAGGGCGGTGATTTCGCTGTCGTTACTGAGTCTGCCGAACGAAAGCAAGGCCGCCAGGAGCAGGGCCATCGCAAGCGTCTTGACGGCAATTCCGGGAAGGAGGAGGAGGATGACGTGAAAGATCGTCCCCGGTGAAATCCCCCGCGTCACCCACTCCGTAATACGTACGAGCAGGACCGAGGTGAAGACGAGCGCCGTGAACATGGCAACCCCGAAGAGCCACGGCCCGACCATTTCGCCGAAGATCAACCGGTCGATCCGTTTCACGGAGACGACTCCGAAGGGCCAGGGTCGAATTGAGTCCCCAAATAGAACTTGCGGACGTGCTCGTTGGAGGAGATTTGGTCTGCGTCGCCTTCGGCGATGATCTTCCCCGAGATGAGGATGTAGTTACGGTCGGTGATGCGAAAGGTCGCCGAGACGTTGTGGTCGGTGATGAGAATCCCGATGCCTTGTTTGCGGAGGCCCGCGATGATGCCCTGAATCTCCTCGATCGTTACGGGGTCGATCCCCGTGAACGGCTCGTCGAGGAGAATAAACCTCGGTTGAGTCGCCAACGCTCTCGCGATTTCGACTCGGCGGCGCTCGCCCCCCGAAAGCACCCCGGTGATCTGGTCGAGGAGGTCCGCGATGTGGAACTCCTCAGCCAGCATCGCGGTCGTTTCTTCAATCTGCTTCTTGCCCGCGCCCGCGAGTTCCATCACGAGCTTGATGTTGTCGCGCACGGTCAACTTGCGAAAGACGCTCGCTTCCTGCGGCAAGTACCCGACTCCTGCTCGCGCTCGCTTGTACATGGGCCAGCGAGTGACCTCCTGATCGTCGAAGAGGACCTTCCCACCGTTCGGCCGGACGATGCCGGTCACCATGTAGAAGGTCGTTGTCTTTCCTGCTCCGTTGGGGCCCAGCAGTCCCACGATCTCCCCTTGGTCGAGGTGAAACGACACCCCGTCCACGACCTTTCGCCCCCGATATTGCTTGACGAGGTCTTGGGCGATGATCTTCATGGGGTTCTGCCCCCGCGCGCCGCCGTACCGAGCGCAACCCCGAACCCAAGAAGCAGCGCCGTCGCCGCGACGCGAGTTTCCGTTCCGGGGGGAGGCTTGAGGACCGTCTTTCCGGGGCTTCCTTCAAATTCGATCTTCGTCACGTTGCCTTCCGCGTCCAGAGTGAGCGTGGCCACGCTGGCGCTGACCGCTCCCAGTAGCGCGGGCGAATCGCCGTCGAGAGACACGTTTCCTCGTAAGGTGAGGGTTCCTTTGGCGTTCTCAAACACGAGGTGATCGGTCGAACCCTTGAGCGTCGAGGTCTGAGCCTGTCCTTCCTTGACCTCCTTTCGGGTCCACTGAAACGTGACGCCGCCCTTCAGTTCGAATTGAGTCATTCCGAACCTCGCAGGCTTGGCTGCGTTGGGCGCGGCGAGCGCGGCGCTTCCTGAATTGCCCTTGGCCGAAAACGAAACCCCCGCTGCAGGGTCGGACTGCCTGAGCGCGACCGCGGACTTAAGTGTCCAGGTAAACGACTGGGCGAGGTACGTCGCCGATCCTGCTTCGACCTCCACGGATTGGACCGCCGACGCGCCCTGCGCGCTTGGGAGCTTCTGACGGGCCCACACAGCGCCCTGGAGGTCGGCGGAAATCAAGGTCAGGAGTCCCTCTGCCTGAACGGAGGCGCTCCCCGACAGCGAGTTCGTCCGGAGTTCGATCCGCTGGCCGGCCCATTCGGCCTGCAGCGGCTTGCCTTCGCCCTTAAACTCGACGAGCGAATCGCTCACCCGGTGAATCACGAAGCTCGTCCAGTTCTTGACGGACATGTTGTTGCGCTTATCGACGAAAACGCCGTCTTGGGCGAGCGTGGTGGCAGCCAGCAGCACGATCCCCAACCCTATAGCCAGCCTCAACCCTTCACCTCGCGGGACTTCGCAAAAAGGTCGGGCGTTCCTGCGCGGCGAAGGTCCGGCGAGCACCATAAGGTCTCGATCGGTCCTAACTTGTAGTCGCGAGACTCGAGCCTGACTCCTCCGGAGGCTTGGATGACCTCAGAATCGGCGAGCCATTTCACTTCGCTGCAAAACACGGTCCCGTTGGGGTTCAGCGCCTCGACCCAAACGTGCCCCCGCAGGATCAGCGTGTCGGACGCTTTGTCCGCATACGCCGAATCGGCTCGAAACTCCGCCACGGGCTCGTTCTTGGCGTAAAGCGCTCCGCTGACGTGGTCCATTTTCATGCTGAACTCCTCTGCTTCCGAATACTCCAAGTCCGCGGTTCGCCATCGAACCGACCAAAGCTTGGGACGGTCCTCCCCCTTGCCGTAGCGAACCAGTTCGGCGGTTCCCGTCGAGACGGTGCTGACGGTCCGCGCCCCCTCGGGTTCGCTCGATGTGTCTTTGGGAATGCCGGGCGAGCCGCACCCCGCGCCGATTCCTATGGCGGCGATCAGGCTGAGACAGGCAAACCTGATGATTTCGACCTCCTTGCGAACCGACCCTGATGCTCTCCTGCCAGTTGCCCACAAGCCGCGGCGACGTCGTGCCCGCGCTCCACTCGCTGCGTCACCTGGACTCGGCGGGACTCCAAGACCCTTCGAAACTTGCGGATCGCCTCGGGCTTCGGGCGCGCGAAACCCTCATCTGTGGAAACGGCGTTGTAGGGAATCAGATTGACCACGTGCGGCACGCCCCGGAACAAGCTGGCGAGCCGTTCGGCCTGTTCCTCGGTGTCCGTCACCCCCGCGATCAGCAAGTACTCGACCGTGATCTTGCGGCCGGTTCGCGCTTGATAGTCCTTCATCGCCTGCACAACTTCACTTACGGGCCATCGCTTATTGACGGGCATGAGGGTGTCGCGGATACGGTCGATCGGGGAATGCAGCGAGAGCGCCAAGTGAATCGGAAGCTCCAACTCCGCAAGTTCGCGAATCTTGGGCACGATGCCCACGGTCGAAAGGGTCATTCGACGGTAGCTGATCCCTGCGTGTTCGTGAAGGAATCGGAGCGCCTCGACGACATGAGCGAGGTTCAAAAGCGGCTCCCCCATCCCCATCATCACGAGGTGGCTGATCCTTCGATCCGTGAGCCTCTGGAGTAAGACGAACTGGCTGACGATCTCTTGGGGCGTCAGGTCACGGTCGTATCCGCCGAGCCCGGTCGCGCAGAACTTGCATCCCATCGGGCAGCCGACTTGCGAGCTGAGACAACAACTCACCCTGTCTTCGAACGGCAATAGCACGCACTCGAACGACTGCTCATCGCCGCCGTGGACCAAGAGCTTGTGAACCCCGTCTCGGCTGACGACGTGACGTCCGATCGAGAGGGGATCGATGCGGAATTGGGTCGAGAGTTCGGCTCGCAAGTCCGCTGGGAGGTCGGTCATCTCCTCGAAGCTGCCGGCTCGTTTTTGGTAGATCCATCGAAAGATTTGCCGGGCGCGCATCGAGGCATCGGATCGAGGCGCAAGCCAAGTCTGAACCTCGCTCAGTCCTTGCCCGACCATCGCCCGACGCTCCGCATCCACGGGCTGGAGTGTACCTTTGAGGGCTTGGCTGCTCGGGAACGCCCGCCCGCTCGTTTCGAGTTCGTGTTTAAGAAGGTGATTCGCAGGGCAACGGACCTGGGTATCGTTGAAAACGTGTCGAAGAGCAGACCTTCTTGGCTCCTCATGGCCGGTCTTGCGCTCGCGGTGTTCG
The genomic region above belongs to Candidatus Nitrosymbiomonas proteolyticus and contains:
- a CDS encoding ABC-type (unclassified) transport system, ATPase component, producing the protein MKIIAQDLVKQYRGRKVVDGVSFHLDQGEIVGLLGPNGAGKTTTFYMVTGIVRPNGGKVLFDDQEVTRWPMYKRARAGVGYLPQEASVFRKLTVRDNIKLVMELAGAGKKQIEETTAMLAEEFHIADLLDQITGVLSGGERRRVEIARALATQPRFILLDEPFTGIDPVTIEEIQGIIAGLRKQGIGILITDHNVSATFRITDRNYILISGKIIAEGDADQISSNEHVRKFYLGTQFDPGPSESSP
- a CDS encoding 23S rRNA (adenine(2503)-C(2))-methyltransferase RlmN; its protein translation is MVGQGLSEVQTWLAPRSDASMRARQIFRWIYQKRAGSFEEMTDLPADLRAELSTQFRIDPLSIGRHVVSRDGVHKLLVHGGDEQSFECVLLPFEDRVSCCLSSQVGCPMGCKFCATGLGGYDRDLTPQEIVSQFVLLQRLTDRRISHLVMMGMGEPLLNLAHVVEALRFLHEHAGISYRRMTLSTVGIVPKIRELAELELPIHLALSLHSPIDRIRDTLMPVNKRWPVSEVVQAMKDYQARTGRKITVEYLLIAGVTDTEEQAERLASLFRGVPHVVNLIPYNAVSTDEGFARPKPEAIRKFRRVLESRRVQVTQRVERGHDVAAACGQLAGEHQGRFARRSKSSGLPVSA
- a CDS encoding permease, with protein sequence MKRIDRLIFGEMVGPWLFGVAMFTALVFTSVLLVRITEWVTRGISPGTIFHVILLLLPGIAVKTLAMALLLAALLSFGRLSNDSEITALRAAGASLTRILRPVLLFSIAVALLTFCINEFVVPEASYRAQTLTVEIKKELDGGKRERSVFYAVPGENGATALIMARDFNTVEQTLKDVVISVLGPEGRTTYILIADELAYTGPQDWRISGSARLIDADGSQVTTVHGGAWPKVIEPPKFTPRNLLAGFADDLDAFSLSQILEEIRVMRADPYADKRKLANLEFGMYNKFALPLGSVIFALLGAPLGIRNQRSGVGTGFAISIGLSFGYLIVVNWLAVYAKSGAISPFVASFFPLFVGIVAVGAAMAKKNV